A portion of the Acidobacteriaceae bacterium genome contains these proteins:
- the leuB gene encoding 3-isopropylmalate dehydrogenase codes for MKLNIAVLAGDGIGPEVTGEAVKILKTVAQHGGHEFTFTEALIGGVAITAEGTPLPQKTIDVALAADAVLLGAVGDNKFNALTPDKRPEAGLLSIRQHLGGFANLRPCLAFNALSENSPLRPEVTKNVDILFVRELLGGLYFGKPRAWNKETGEAHNTMVYTKAEVERCAHIGFQLAQKRRGKLTQVDKANVLECSQLWRATVDEIAPQYPDVKVEHQLVDSMAIHLMNRPRDFDVVLTENLFGDILSDESGVITGSLGMLPSATIGGKVNLFEPVHGSAPDIAGQGKANPLGAILTAAMVLRHSGGLEEEALAIEKAVNEVLAAGHRTGDIAGQGKTANVTTAQMGDFVNTALVAALNRSESLHAV; via the coding sequence ATGAAGCTTAACATTGCAGTTCTCGCCGGCGACGGCATCGGCCCCGAAGTCACCGGTGAAGCCGTCAAGATTCTGAAGACCGTTGCACAGCATGGCGGCCACGAGTTCACCTTCACCGAGGCGCTCATCGGCGGCGTTGCGATCACCGCAGAAGGCACGCCGCTGCCGCAGAAGACCATCGACGTCGCGCTCGCTGCAGACGCCGTTCTGCTGGGTGCCGTGGGCGACAACAAGTTCAACGCGCTGACGCCGGACAAGCGTCCCGAAGCGGGTCTGCTCTCCATCCGCCAGCACCTCGGCGGCTTTGCAAACCTGCGGCCCTGCCTCGCCTTCAACGCTCTCAGCGAGAACTCGCCGCTGCGCCCTGAGGTGACGAAGAACGTCGACATCCTCTTCGTGCGTGAGTTGCTTGGCGGCCTCTACTTCGGCAAGCCCCGCGCGTGGAACAAGGAGACCGGCGAAGCGCACAATACGATGGTCTACACCAAGGCCGAGGTTGAACGCTGCGCCCACATCGGCTTCCAGCTGGCGCAGAAGCGTCGCGGCAAGCTGACGCAGGTAGATAAGGCCAACGTGCTGGAGTGCTCGCAGCTCTGGCGCGCGACCGTGGATGAGATCGCACCGCAGTATCCCGATGTGAAGGTCGAGCATCAGCTCGTCGATTCGATGGCGATCCACCTAATGAACCGCCCTCGTGACTTCGATGTGGTGCTCACGGAAAACCTCTTCGGCGACATTCTTTCGGACGAATCGGGCGTCATCACCGGCTCGCTCGGCATGCTGCCTTCGGCGACGATCGGCGGCAAGGTCAACCTCTTCGAGCCCGTACATGGCTCGGCTCCGGACATTGCTGGCCAAGGCAAGGCGAACCCGCTCGGAGCGATTCTGACCGCGGCCATGGTGCTGCGTCATAGCGGTGGGCTTGAAGAAGAAGCGCTTGCGATTGAGAAGGCCGTGAACGAAGTGCTCGCTGCAGGTCACCGCACGGGCGACATCGCTGGTCAAGGCAAGACGGCGAACGTGACCACCGCGCAGATGGGCGACTTTGTGAACACGGCGCTCGTTGCAGCGCTCAACCGCAGCGAATCGCTGCACGCTGTTTAG
- a CDS encoding energy transducer TonB, with protein MAKPLRSEDPNPKPVQFSHFGVLEDGQRSTKAAATSIIINGSVLAIILVLGMVVKNNPVVAKKMAELTLPPKPVEPPKPPPPAPKPPPPRLPTPPKIAPEPPKPMPEPPKPMPEPPKPIPQPVQPKFQPTPQPTKVSLNNNPAPRKVDPPPATKVNLGASAASMPNHDVHPSAVRLGTNTAVNPRGPAVSAVDMRGGMAGMNASNTGSGPRATAVHMGSGSPNGSNLNGRDASPVRIGGLSNGVPGGTGRGPAGPTSVHLGGTGVPNNQTARHEVERSAAAPPTLVYKPQAVYTAEARAEHIEGNVQVRIRVLTNGSVQFIGITHGLGHGLDAQARQVVEGMRFKPSMDATGHPVDWTGEVIVRFQLS; from the coding sequence ATGGCTAAGCCTCTTCGCAGCGAAGATCCGAACCCAAAACCCGTCCAATTCAGCCACTTCGGTGTGCTCGAAGACGGTCAACGCTCCACTAAGGCGGCGGCAACCTCCATCATCATCAACGGTTCCGTGCTTGCCATCATCTTGGTTCTCGGGATGGTTGTGAAGAATAATCCTGTTGTGGCGAAGAAAATGGCCGAGCTCACGCTTCCTCCGAAGCCAGTGGAGCCGCCGAAGCCGCCACCACCTGCTCCGAAGCCCCCTCCACCTCGGCTTCCAACGCCTCCGAAGATTGCTCCGGAACCGCCGAAGCCGATGCCTGAGCCTCCGAAGCCTATGCCGGAGCCGCCCAAGCCGATTCCTCAGCCGGTGCAGCCGAAGTTCCAGCCGACGCCGCAGCCGACCAAGGTCTCTCTGAACAACAACCCTGCCCCGCGCAAGGTTGATCCTCCACCAGCGACCAAGGTGAACCTAGGTGCTTCGGCGGCGAGCATGCCGAACCACGACGTGCATCCCTCGGCGGTACGCCTGGGTACGAACACGGCGGTTAATCCCCGTGGGCCGGCGGTTTCCGCTGTTGATATGCGCGGCGGTATGGCGGGTATGAACGCGTCGAACACAGGCAGCGGTCCTCGCGCGACAGCGGTCCACATGGGTTCCGGTTCGCCGAATGGAAGCAATCTGAACGGCCGTGACGCTTCGCCGGTACGGATCGGCGGTCTCTCCAATGGTGTCCCTGGCGGAACTGGCCGTGGCCCGGCAGGACCGACGTCGGTGCACCTGGGTGGAACGGGAGTTCCCAACAACCAGACAGCACGGCATGAAGTCGAACGTTCTGCAGCTGCACCTCCGACGCTGGTCTACAAGCCCCAGGCGGTTTACACCGCCGAGGCCCGGGCAGAGCACATTGAGGGCAACGTTCAGGTTCGCATCCGTGTTCTCACGAATGGAAGCGTGCAGTTCATCGGCATCACCCACGGCCTCGGCCACGGACTGGATGCGCAGGCTCGTCAGGTTGTAGAAGGAATGCGCTTCAAACCGTCCATGGATGCCACGGGTCACCCGGTAGACTGGACAGGCGAAGTAATTGTGCGTTTCCAGTTGAGCTAG
- a CDS encoding outer membrane beta-barrel protein gives MHRTLLFLASLLVGVSVASAQAGPTASRLLDLQAGGGFTVANSDYLVNKIRGFMFYSTLDLTEHWGAELEFHQLNDGQPTQVYERSYEVGGRYVRHYGRLHPYGKLLYGRGVFNFPQSAGNLAYNMFVGGAGVDVNITRRINARADFEYQKWMSGPGLSSGLSPTLFSVGVAYHFPAGTPRH, from the coding sequence TTGCATCGTACGCTTCTGTTTCTGGCTTCTCTTCTCGTCGGTGTCTCTGTCGCATCTGCCCAGGCTGGACCAACAGCGAGCCGCCTGCTCGATCTGCAGGCGGGTGGCGGCTTCACGGTCGCCAACTCGGATTATCTTGTCAATAAGATCCGCGGTTTCATGTTCTACAGCACACTCGATCTTACCGAGCACTGGGGCGCGGAGCTAGAGTTCCATCAGTTGAATGATGGACAGCCGACTCAGGTCTACGAGCGCAGCTACGAGGTCGGCGGCCGGTATGTACGGCATTATGGCCGCCTGCATCCCTACGGCAAGCTTCTGTATGGTCGCGGCGTCTTCAACTTCCCGCAGAGTGCTGGAAACCTGGCGTACAACATGTTTGTGGGCGGAGCTGGCGTCGACGTGAACATTACGCGCCGCATCAATGCACGCGCTGACTTCGAGTACCAGAAGTGGATGTCCGGCCCAGGACTGAGCAGCGGACTTTCACCGACACTGTTCTCGGTCGGCGTTGCGTACCACTTCCCTGCTGGAACTCCTCGCCACTAA
- the leuD gene encoding 3-isopropylmalate dehydratase small subunit translates to MEPINILTSTAVPLPLPNIDTDQIIPKQFLKRIERTGYGEFLFFDWRYDLSTPDHVAERKDFVMNKPEYKGSEILIAEKNFGCGSSREHAAWAINQYGFRAVIAPSFADIFFSNAGKNGIILVRLTEEETETLLQRSTANPKHLITINLDAQSVTDDEGFKATFEIDPFRKYCLLNGLDDIGLTLRHEGELDKFEGKHNEEFWLAPKAEEVA, encoded by the coding sequence ATGGAACCCATCAACATATTGACCTCCACCGCCGTGCCACTGCCGTTGCCGAACATCGACACGGACCAGATCATCCCGAAGCAGTTCCTCAAGCGCATCGAGCGCACGGGCTACGGCGAGTTCCTCTTCTTCGACTGGCGCTACGATCTTTCGACCCCGGACCATGTGGCCGAGCGCAAGGACTTCGTGATGAACAAGCCCGAGTACAAGGGCAGCGAGATCCTCATCGCCGAAAAGAACTTTGGCTGCGGCTCCTCGCGCGAGCACGCTGCCTGGGCGATCAACCAGTATGGCTTCCGCGCGGTCATCGCGCCGAGCTTCGCGGATATTTTCTTCTCGAACGCGGGCAAGAACGGCATCATCCTCGTTCGCCTCACCGAAGAGGAGACCGAAACACTGCTGCAGCGCTCGACTGCGAACCCCAAGCACCTCATCACCATCAACCTCGATGCCCAGAGCGTCACCGACGACGAAGGCTTCAAGGCCACGTTTGAGATCGATCCCTTCCGCAAGTACTGCCTGCTGAACGGCCTCGATGACATTGGACTGACCCTGCGCCATGAAGGTGAACTCGACAAGTTCGAAGGCAAGCACAATGAAGAGTTCTGGCTTGCACCGAAAGCTGAAGAGGTCGCGTAA
- a CDS encoding LysR family transcriptional regulator: protein MDLFQLETFLAVAEERSFSRAAARLHRTQPAISQVIAKLESEIGETLLERADGTLTDAGEVLKSYAQKLLNLRTDAEAALVDLRSLHTGQLRLAANEYTCLYLLPLLDAFRREHPRIKVTVQRALASRIADEVLSHSVDLGVVSFRPEDPQVRSIAVYRDELVCVVGPQHALARAGKAQISRLGREVFVAHNVPSPMRQKVITAFRRHKTPLNMDIELPSLEAIKRFVERGNGVALLPRLTAESELTAGSLVAVSIPELAMERRLRLIHRKQTSLSHATKAFLAVVEKHATENGDPFSYVPERA, encoded by the coding sequence GTGGACCTGTTTCAACTGGAAACATTTTTAGCCGTCGCGGAAGAGCGCAGTTTTTCTCGCGCTGCTGCAAGACTTCACCGTACGCAGCCTGCGATCAGTCAGGTCATTGCGAAGCTCGAAAGCGAGATCGGCGAAACCCTGCTGGAGCGCGCCGACGGCACCTTGACCGACGCCGGAGAGGTGTTGAAGAGCTACGCCCAGAAGCTGCTGAACCTGCGCACGGACGCAGAAGCCGCTCTGGTCGACCTGCGCTCGCTGCACACCGGGCAGTTGCGCCTGGCGGCGAACGAGTACACCTGCCTATACCTTCTGCCGCTGCTCGATGCCTTCCGCCGCGAGCATCCGCGGATCAAGGTCACCGTGCAGCGTGCTCTCGCTTCCCGCATCGCCGACGAGGTTTTGTCACACTCTGTTGATCTTGGCGTGGTCAGCTTCCGCCCGGAGGACCCGCAGGTACGTTCGATCGCGGTCTATCGCGATGAACTCGTCTGCGTCGTCGGTCCGCAGCACGCGCTTGCCCGCGCGGGTAAGGCGCAGATTTCTCGCCTCGGTCGCGAGGTCTTCGTCGCGCACAACGTCCCTTCGCCGATGCGGCAGAAGGTGATCACGGCGTTTCGCCGCCACAAGACGCCGCTGAACATGGACATCGAACTGCCATCGCTGGAAGCCATCAAGCGCTTTGTGGAGCGTGGCAACGGTGTCGCCTTGCTTCCGCGACTCACCGCGGAAAGCGAGCTGACGGCAGGCTCGCTCGTGGCGGTCTCCATCCCCGAGCTCGCCATGGAGCGTAGGCTCCGCCTGATCCACCGCAAGCAGACCTCCCTAAGCCACGCCACCAAGGCGTTTCTGGCTGTGGTGGAAAAGCACGCAACGGAGAACGGTGACCCTTTCAGCTACGTCCCGGAACGGGCGTAG
- the acs gene encoding acetate--CoA ligase, which yields MRENRVFPPAAEFSQRAWIKSEAEYEAMYRRSVEEPDAFWAEAAGELDWFKPWDSVLEGSFPSPKWFNGGRINLCYNSVDRHVKSGNGDKVALIWEGEPVGEVRKLTYAELLVEVQKFANVLKAHGVKKGDRVAVYMGMTAELAIAVLACARIGAVHSVIFGGFASHAIADRVNDCDCQVVITQDISYRRGAEIKLKKMVDDGLATCPGVRSVIVYQRAPQAEGVAMTPGRDLWWHDEMAKVSADCPCAEQEAEDPLFILYTSGTTGKPKGLVHTTGGYAVQTYLTTKYVFDIHPEDVYWCSADIGWITGHSYVVYGPLQNGATVLLYEGAPNFPDQDRFWQVVDDHKVSVFYTAPTAIRAFIKWGVDKVEKHSLASLRLLGTVGEPINPEAWMWYHREIGKERCPIVDTYWQTETGAHMLAPIPGAIATKPGSATRPFFGIQPAIVTKSGEPVPANHGGLLVITKPWPSMARTIWGDAERFKTAYFDDVPGSYFTGDGARCDEDGYYWLMGRVDDVINVSGHRLGTMEIESALVAHPKVAEAAVVGRPDDLKGQAIAAFVSLEYGHEPSDELKQELRQWVAKEIGSLARPDDMRFTPILPKTRSGKIMRRLLRELATTGDIKGDTTTLEDFSLLAKLRDNDD from the coding sequence ATGCGTGAAAACCGTGTCTTTCCACCCGCAGCGGAGTTCTCGCAGCGTGCCTGGATCAAGAGCGAAGCCGAGTACGAGGCGATGTATCGCCGCTCGGTCGAAGAGCCTGATGCCTTCTGGGCAGAAGCTGCCGGCGAGCTCGACTGGTTCAAGCCGTGGGATTCGGTGCTGGAAGGCTCTTTCCCCAGCCCGAAGTGGTTCAACGGCGGGCGCATCAACCTCTGCTACAACTCGGTCGATCGCCACGTGAAATCCGGCAACGGAGACAAGGTCGCGCTCATCTGGGAAGGTGAGCCCGTAGGAGAGGTCCGCAAACTCACCTACGCCGAGCTTCTCGTCGAGGTGCAGAAGTTCGCCAACGTGCTCAAGGCCCACGGCGTCAAGAAGGGCGATCGCGTCGCCGTCTACATGGGCATGACGGCCGAACTCGCTATCGCCGTGCTGGCCTGCGCCCGCATCGGAGCGGTTCACTCGGTCATCTTCGGTGGCTTCGCCTCGCACGCCATCGCGGACCGCGTGAACGACTGCGACTGCCAGGTCGTCATCACGCAGGACATCAGCTACCGCCGCGGCGCGGAGATCAAGCTCAAGAAGATGGTCGACGACGGCCTCGCCACCTGCCCCGGCGTACGTTCCGTCATCGTCTACCAGCGTGCCCCGCAGGCAGAAGGCGTCGCCATGACGCCCGGCCGCGACCTCTGGTGGCACGACGAGATGGCGAAGGTCTCCGCCGACTGCCCCTGCGCCGAGCAGGAGGCCGAAGACCCCCTCTTCATCCTCTACACCAGCGGAACCACGGGTAAGCCCAAAGGGCTCGTCCACACCACCGGCGGCTACGCCGTCCAGACCTATCTGACGACCAAGTACGTCTTCGATATCCACCCCGAAGACGTCTACTGGTGCTCAGCCGACATCGGCTGGATCACCGGCCACAGCTACGTCGTCTACGGCCCGCTGCAGAACGGCGCAACCGTCCTGCTGTACGAAGGCGCACCCAACTTCCCCGACCAGGATCGCTTCTGGCAGGTCGTCGATGACCACAAGGTCAGCGTCTTCTACACCGCTCCCACTGCCATCCGCGCCTTCATCAAGTGGGGTGTCGACAAGGTGGAGAAGCACTCGCTCGCCTCGCTTCGTCTGCTCGGCACCGTCGGCGAACCCATCAACCCCGAGGCGTGGATGTGGTATCACCGCGAGATCGGCAAGGAGCGCTGCCCGATCGTCGACACCTACTGGCAGACCGAAACCGGCGCACACATGCTCGCGCCCATCCCCGGCGCCATTGCGACCAAGCCCGGCTCGGCGACCCGCCCTTTCTTCGGCATCCAGCCTGCCATCGTCACCAAGAGCGGTGAACCCGTTCCCGCGAACCACGGCGGCCTGTTGGTAATCACCAAGCCGTGGCCATCGATGGCCCGCACCATCTGGGGCGACGCCGAGCGCTTCAAGACCGCTTACTTCGACGACGTTCCGGGCAGCTACTTCACCGGCGACGGCGCACGCTGCGACGAGGACGGCTACTACTGGCTGATGGGCCGTGTCGATGACGTCATCAACGTCAGCGGACATCGCCTGGGCACCATGGAGATCGAGTCCGCTCTGGTCGCGCACCCCAAGGTCGCGGAAGCTGCGGTCGTGGGTCGTCCTGACGATCTGAAGGGGCAGGCCATCGCTGCCTTCGTCTCGCTCGAGTACGGCCACGAACCCAGCGATGAACTGAAGCAGGAGCTACGGCAGTGGGTCGCCAAGGAAATTGGCTCGCTCGCGCGCCCCGACGACATGCGCTTCACCCCGATCCTGCCCAAGACGCGCTCCGGCA
- a CDS encoding outer membrane beta-barrel protein, giving the protein MKKMMLLGAALLMGSVAAQAQESRQDVSISGFETIAPDIYGNGVYPMHSSMTTGVLASYRYMLTPRSALEVNYGFSQNTIRYRTVPTPNGQVHTRMQEITGAYVYSRTYRNWNPFVEAGVGGLIFTPILDNGTHQFDSKQNTNISGLAGVGVAYEISPSFDIRAEYRGFVLKTPDFGNSAFKTNRYYWLSEPTIGIAYHF; this is encoded by the coding sequence ATGAAGAAGATGATGTTGCTGGGCGCAGCCCTGCTGATGGGTTCGGTGGCCGCCCAGGCCCAGGAAAGCCGTCAGGACGTGAGCATTAGCGGCTTCGAAACGATCGCGCCGGATATCTACGGTAACGGTGTGTACCCGATGCACTCGTCGATGACCACGGGCGTATTGGCCAGCTATCGCTACATGCTGACGCCGCGCTCGGCGCTCGAAGTCAACTACGGCTTCTCGCAGAACACGATCCGCTATCGCACGGTTCCGACGCCGAACGGCCAGGTTCACACGCGTATGCAGGAAATTACCGGTGCGTACGTCTACTCGCGCACCTACCGCAACTGGAACCCGTTCGTAGAAGCTGGCGTCGGTGGCCTGATCTTTACGCCGATCCTCGACAACGGCACCCACCAGTTCGATTCGAAGCAGAACACCAATATCAGCGGTCTCGCTGGCGTCGGTGTGGCCTACGAAATCAGCCCGAGCTTCGACATCCGTGCGGAGTACCGCGGCTTTGTGCTGAAGACGCCTGACTTTGGCAACTCGGCATTCAAGACCAACCGCTACTACTGGCTCTCCGAACCGACCATCGGTATCGCGTACCACTTCTAA
- the leuC gene encoding 3-isopropylmalate dehydratase large subunit, producing the protein MSTPIKPRTLFEKVWDNHVVVSPEGEPTILYIDLQLVHEVTSPQAFDGLRMTGRKLRRPDRHIATVDHNVPTTSVQDRLHIVDQVSSAQINALRKNCAEFGIEFFDTEDASQGIVHMIGPELGATKPGMTIVCGDSHTSTHGAFGALAFGIGTSEVEHVMATQTLPQGKAKTFLINVDGELPYGVTAKDIILDIIGRIGTAGATGYAIEYAGSAIRGLSMEGRMTICNMSIEAGARAGMIAPDETTFAYIKGRRFAPGTRPDGTVDEAAWNLAVEQWKALVTDQGATYDRELHIDATKLVPSVTWGTSPGMVTTIDGTVPTLEQAIDDADRKGFERAYEYMDLKPGTPITEITVDAVFIGSCTNGRIEDLRTAAKVVRGHHVATTVRAMVVPGSQAVKAQAEAEGLAEVFKSAGFEWREPGCSMCLGMNPDILQPGERCASTSNRNFEGRQGRGSRTHLLSPEMAAAAAITGHLTDVRDWKFEKEVR; encoded by the coding sequence ATGAGCACACCCATCAAGCCGCGCACACTCTTCGAAAAAGTCTGGGACAACCACGTCGTGGTCTCGCCTGAAGGCGAACCGACGATCCTCTACATCGACCTGCAACTCGTGCACGAAGTCACCTCGCCGCAAGCCTTTGATGGCCTGCGCATGACGGGCCGCAAGCTGCGTCGCCCGGACCGCCACATCGCGACCGTGGACCACAACGTGCCCACGACCAGCGTGCAGGACCGCCTCCACATCGTCGATCAGGTTTCGTCCGCGCAGATCAACGCGCTGCGCAAGAACTGCGCCGAGTTCGGCATCGAGTTCTTCGATACGGAAGACGCTTCGCAGGGCATCGTACACATGATCGGACCCGAGCTCGGCGCGACCAAGCCCGGCATGACGATCGTCTGCGGCGACTCGCACACCTCCACGCACGGTGCGTTCGGCGCACTCGCTTTCGGCATCGGCACCTCTGAGGTCGAGCACGTGATGGCGACGCAGACGCTGCCGCAGGGCAAGGCCAAGACCTTCCTCATCAACGTCGACGGCGAGCTTCCCTATGGTGTCACCGCGAAGGACATCATCCTCGACATCATTGGCCGCATCGGCACGGCTGGTGCAACTGGTTATGCCATCGAATACGCTGGCTCAGCCATTCGCGGGCTCTCGATGGAAGGCCGCATGACGATCTGCAATATGAGCATCGAAGCCGGTGCACGCGCAGGCATGATCGCTCCCGATGAGACGACGTTCGCTTACATCAAGGGCCGTCGCTTTGCACCCGGCACACGCCCCGACGGCACCGTCGACGAAGCCGCGTGGAACCTCGCTGTCGAGCAGTGGAAGGCACTTGTCACCGACCAGGGCGCGACCTATGATCGCGAACTGCACATCGACGCCACGAAGCTCGTACCGAGCGTCACCTGGGGCACCTCGCCCGGTATGGTCACGACCATTGACGGCACCGTGCCCACGCTCGAGCAGGCCATCGACGACGCCGACCGCAAGGGCTTCGAGCGCGCCTACGAGTACATGGACCTCAAGCCCGGCACGCCTATCACCGAGATCACCGTGGACGCGGTCTTCATCGGCTCCTGCACCAACGGCCGCATCGAAGATCTGCGCACCGCAGCGAAGGTTGTGCGCGGCCACCACGTTGCCACAACCGTGCGCGCGATGGTCGTACCCGGCTCGCAGGCCGTGAAGGCTCAGGCTGAAGCAGAGGGTCTCGCAGAAGTCTTCAAGAGCGCAGGCTTCGAGTGGCGCGAACCCGGCTGCTCGATGTGCCTCGGCATGAACCCCGACATCCTGCAGCCCGGCGAGCGTTGCGCTTCCACCTCGAACCGCAACTTCGAAGGCCGCCAGGGCCGCGGCTCGCGCACGCACCTGCTCAGCCCCGAAATGGCCGCAGCCGCAGCCATCACAGGCCACCTCACCGATGTTCGCGACTGGAAGTTTGAGAAGGAAGTTCGTTAA
- a CDS encoding Spy/CpxP family protein refolding chaperone, producing MQTKLWSRLGVAVMGAGLLAAALPSRAQDQSAPPPPPPAADGQGPAHGRMAHMYDSLNLTPEQKESFKQAARAQREKMQALRDDNAMAPEDKREQMKKIRRDTVEQMRSVLTDDQKPQFDEIQKQMREHMRERMKQGGDGEMPPPPPPSN from the coding sequence ATGCAGACGAAACTGTGGAGCAGGCTTGGCGTGGCGGTAATGGGAGCGGGATTGCTCGCGGCGGCTCTGCCGTCGAGGGCGCAGGACCAGAGCGCTCCTCCCCCTCCTCCCCCCGCAGCCGATGGACAGGGCCCGGCACACGGCCGCATGGCCCACATGTACGACTCGCTGAACCTTACGCCGGAGCAGAAGGAGTCCTTCAAGCAAGCGGCGCGGGCGCAGCGGGAAAAGATGCAGGCGCTTCGTGATGACAACGCCATGGCCCCCGAAGACAAGCGCGAGCAGATGAAGAAGATCCGCCGCGACACCGTCGAGCAGATGCGCAGCGTGCTGACAGACGACCAGAAGCCGCAGTTTGACGAGATCCAGAAGCAGATGCGCGAGCACATGCGCGAACGGATGAAGCAGGGCGGCGACGGCGAAATGCCACCCCCGCCCCCGCCGTCAAACTAA
- a CDS encoding 2-isopropylmalate synthase, which produces MANNNRVIFFDTTLRDGEQSPGCTMHHAEKLRMAEQLARLGVDIIEAGFPIASTGDFESVKAIASTIGKQAGAPVIAGLARCKAGDIEAVAKAIEPAHRRRIHTFLATSDLHLEAKLRITRAEALDQAGEMVRLARSYTDDVEFSAEDATRSDLEFLIQIVSIAIEAGATTINLPDTVGYSTPAEYQALFETMIARVPGAKEITFSTHCHDDLGMATANALAGVLGGARQVECTINGIGERAGNAALEEIAAALMVRKDRFAVENGIVMDQIGPSSQMLSEIISFGPAPNKAVIGKNAFAHESGIHQHGVLANPLTYEIMTPASVGVTANAIVLGKHSGRRALEHRLGELGHTLTKEELDVVYHRFTALADRKKSIYDQDIVGLLTEATAETVNVP; this is translated from the coding sequence ATGGCAAACAACAACCGTGTCATCTTCTTCGACACCACTCTGCGCGACGGCGAGCAGTCGCCCGGCTGCACTATGCACCATGCGGAAAAGCTGCGCATGGCCGAGCAGCTTGCGCGCCTTGGCGTGGACATTATCGAGGCCGGCTTCCCTATCGCCTCCACGGGCGACTTCGAGAGCGTGAAGGCGATTGCCTCCACTATCGGCAAGCAAGCCGGTGCGCCCGTGATCGCGGGCCTCGCACGCTGCAAGGCTGGCGACATCGAAGCGGTTGCGAAGGCCATTGAGCCCGCACATCGCCGCCGCATCCACACATTCCTCGCAACCAGCGATCTGCACCTTGAAGCCAAGCTACGCATCACGCGTGCAGAAGCGCTCGACCAGGCAGGCGAAATGGTGCGCCTCGCTCGCAGCTACACCGACGACGTTGAGTTCTCGGCCGAAGATGCGACGCGCTCCGACCTCGAGTTCCTCATCCAGATTGTCAGCATCGCGATCGAAGCTGGTGCGACCACGATCAACCTACCCGATACGGTCGGCTACTCGACCCCGGCGGAGTATCAGGCGCTCTTCGAGACGATGATCGCTCGCGTCCCCGGCGCGAAGGAGATCACCTTCTCCACGCACTGCCATGACGACCTTGGCATGGCGACGGCGAATGCTCTGGCTGGTGTTCTCGGCGGCGCACGCCAGGTGGAGTGCACGATCAACGGCATCGGCGAACGCGCAGGCAATGCGGCGCTGGAAGAGATTGCTGCGGCACTGATGGTTCGCAAGGATCGCTTCGCTGTCGAGAACGGCATCGTGATGGACCAGATCGGACCAAGCTCGCAGATGCTGAGCGAGATCATCAGCTTTGGCCCTGCGCCGAACAAGGCCGTGATCGGCAAGAACGCGTTTGCGCACGAGTCGGGCATACACCAGCACGGCGTGCTGGCCAACCCGCTGACGTACGAGATCATGACGCCTGCTTCGGTTGGCGTTACGGCGAATGCGATCGTGCTCGGCAAGCACAGCGGTCGTCGTGCGCTGGAGCATCGCCTCGGAGAGCTGGGGCACACGCTGACGAAGGAAGAGCTTGACGTGGTATATCACCGCTTCACAGCACTGGCCGATCGCAAGAAGTCGATCTATGACCAGGACATCGTCGGGCTGCTCACTGAGGCGACTGCAGAGACCGTAAACGTTCCGTAA
- a CDS encoding DUF421 domain-containing protein, whose translation MRTTVRSSWDEEFDRCRERSDAGREVMQGMTAEMMHSMFHLPVPVLEKLLRPVIMFLILVLFVRLFGKRELAQLNPLDLIVLLCLSNTVQNAIIGDDNSVSGGVIGAFGLLGINWALSKVLFRYGWLNSALEGKPTILVHDGQVDKKALEKETMTREELISVLNKNGFNDPYDVELARLEPNGTFFVKGKSPSDAELKSRDLLEAVENLTKEVSRLRRRLDERESNATPGL comes from the coding sequence ATGAGAACGACAGTGCGTTCATCTTGGGATGAAGAGTTTGATCGATGCAGGGAGAGAAGTGATGCAGGGAGAGAAGTGATGCAGGGAATGACAGCAGAGATGATGCACAGCATGTTCCATCTGCCGGTACCGGTTCTGGAAAAGCTGCTTCGACCAGTGATTATGTTTCTCATCCTGGTGCTGTTTGTCAGGCTTTTCGGCAAACGCGAGCTTGCGCAACTGAATCCGCTCGATTTGATCGTACTGCTTTGTCTTTCCAATACCGTTCAGAATGCAATTATCGGCGACGACAACTCGGTGTCAGGTGGCGTGATCGGGGCCTTCGGCCTGCTGGGCATCAACTGGGCGCTGAGCAAGGTTTTGTTTCGTTACGGTTGGTTGAACTCAGCGTTAGAAGGAAAGCCGACGATTCTGGTGCATGACGGTCAGGTGGATAAGAAGGCCCTCGAAAAGGAAACGATGACCCGTGAAGAACTTATTTCAGTGCTAAACAAGAATGGTTTCAATGACCCTTACGATGTAGAGCTTGCCCGGCTGGAACCAAACGGCACCTTCTTCGTGAAAGGGAAGTCGCCTTCAGATGCCGAATTGAAGAGCCGGGACCTGCTCGAAGCCGTCGAAAACCTGACCAAGGAAGTCTCTCGTTTGCGCCGTCGCCTGGACGAGCGGGAGTCGAACGCTACTCCGGGTCTTTAA